A genomic window from Ignavibacteria bacterium includes:
- a CDS encoding carboxypeptidase regulatory-like domain-containing protein: MKTIIKIFIVALLFTRGALIFSQAYTWQPLGSGLNNGTNDTVKAITSFNGKIIYGGNFSQAGGISAQNIAAYDPITNTWSALGSGVNGEVKALFVSGSELIVGGSFTQAGITNANRVAKWNGTNWSAMGSGFGDDVNALIVYSGSIIAGGNFSMPGGNNNVARWNGSSWVTMGNGLTGSGDRVNAFTLFQGNLVAGGRFEESGSTNISNVAKWNGSTWTAYKSDEFDDDVNTLTVYNNELYVGGDFTHIGGNDRRYITKWNGSNWLNVGGGLDDGPVEALSVYKNTLIVGGNFRETGTGLFVDRIASWNGSIWGRMLTGHNDHVYALYTYNSTDTILFTGGEYSTAGGKWCYSAAMWGSYPTVTVSGQVRYADNNAVVTGGKIKILRMDVITREIIAVDSTIVDALGNYTLNRVPRRDSTLRVMIFPDDELLDQLIDTGFVPTYYPSTIQWLTAGVLYANTNLSSININVIRKNAFSAAGSIAANIGGYAYLNIMPELPGTGFPFLKGSVVYLKKDTSMVSFAVTNENEQYTFQNIPPGNYSLTVQRLGYETETRQVTVGSVNLDTVNFYLDTMNVIGIVNISSNIPDNFSLGQNFPNPFNPVTRIRFNIKNSEFTELKIFDMLGREVKTLVSENLAAGEYEYSFNASSLPSGVYFYRLNAGNYSMTRKMVLIK; encoded by the coding sequence TTGAAGACAATTATTAAGATATTTATTGTTGCGTTACTTTTTACCCGGGGAGCCTTGATATTTTCACAGGCTTATACCTGGCAGCCTTTGGGCAGCGGACTTAATAACGGTACAAACGATACGGTAAAAGCAATTACTTCGTTTAACGGAAAAATAATTTACGGGGGAAATTTTTCTCAAGCTGGCGGGATCAGCGCACAGAACATAGCCGCTTATGACCCTATAACTAATACCTGGTCAGCATTAGGCTCGGGGGTTAACGGCGAAGTAAAAGCTTTGTTCGTCTCCGGTTCAGAATTAATAGTAGGGGGAAGCTTTACACAGGCAGGCATTACAAATGCTAACCGTGTTGCAAAATGGAACGGTACGAACTGGTCTGCTATGGGAAGCGGCTTTGGTGATGATGTAAATGCTTTAATAGTTTACTCAGGTAGCATTATTGCCGGCGGGAATTTTTCAATGCCGGGCGGAAATAATAATGTTGCACGGTGGAACGGCTCCAGCTGGGTCACAATGGGTAACGGACTCACCGGCAGCGGTGACAGGGTCAATGCATTCACACTATTCCAGGGCAACCTGGTTGCAGGGGGCCGGTTTGAGGAATCAGGTTCAACCAATATCAGCAATGTTGCCAAGTGGAATGGCTCAACATGGACAGCATATAAAAGCGATGAATTTGATGACGATGTAAATACGCTAACAGTATATAATAATGAACTGTATGTTGGCGGAGATTTTACCCACATTGGCGGTAATGACAGAAGATACATTACAAAATGGAACGGTTCAAACTGGTTAAATGTAGGCGGCGGACTTGATGACGGGCCGGTTGAAGCATTGAGTGTTTATAAGAACACACTTATTGTAGGCGGAAACTTCAGGGAAACAGGAACAGGTTTATTTGTTGACAGAATTGCAAGCTGGAACGGAAGCATATGGGGAAGAATGCTTACCGGGCATAATGATCATGTCTACGCTCTTTATACTTATAATTCTACAGATACAATACTGTTTACAGGCGGTGAATATTCAACAGCCGGAGGTAAATGGTGCTACAGTGCTGCAATGTGGGGAAGTTACCCCACAGTAACAGTCAGCGGCCAGGTAAGGTATGCCGATAACAATGCTGTAGTAACAGGCGGTAAGATAAAGATACTCAGAATGGATGTAATTACCAGGGAGATCATTGCCGTAGATTCAACAATTGTTGATGCGCTGGGAAATTATACTCTGAACCGTGTACCCAGAAGAGACAGTACTTTAAGAGTAATGATATTTCCGGATGATGAATTATTAGACCAGCTTATTGATACAGGTTTTGTACCGACTTATTACCCGTCAACAATTCAATGGCTTACAGCCGGTGTATTATACGCAAATACGAATTTAAGCAGCATTAATATTAATGTGATCAGAAAAAATGCTTTTTCAGCAGCCGGCAGCATTGCTGCAAATATTGGCGGTTACGCATATTTAAACATTATGCCTGAGCTTCCCGGTACTGGATTTCCGTTCCTGAAAGGTTCAGTTGTTTATCTTAAAAAAGATACCAGCATGGTAAGCTTTGCAGTCACAAACGAAAACGAGCAGTATACTTTTCAGAATATACCGCCGGGAAATTATTCATTAACAGTACAAAGGCTGGGATATGAAACTGAAACCAGGCAGGTAACAGTAGGTTCGGTAAACCTGGATACAGTAAATTTTTACCTGGATACTATGAATGTAATAGGGATCGTGAATATCAGTTCAAATATTCCTGATAACTTCAGTCTCGGGCAGAACTTTCCGAATCCGTTCAACCCTGTAACCAGGATCAGGTTTAATATCAAAAACTCAGAATTTACCGAGCTTAAAATTTTTGATATGCTTGGCAGGGAAGTAAAAACACTGGTAAGTGAAAACTTAGCGGCAGGCGAATATGAATATTCATTTAACGCTTCATCACTTCCAAGCGGCGTATATTTTTACAGGCTAAATGCCGGGAATTATTCAATGACAAGGAAAATGGTTCTTATCAAATGA
- the blaOXA gene encoding class D beta-lactamase codes for MKILLTVLFLTSFTVHSQDIKKYFDEYDVTGSFMVYDMYADKYYYYDSSRCFTRFTPASTFKIPNSIIGLETGVIADENFIIPWDGTKSRETCDKDLTLKDAIRFSCVWYYKELARRVGADKMQEMLNAFNYGNMDISSGVDKFWLEGSLKISQAEQIEFLKKLYKYELPVSKRSVDILKNIIMLDSTADHILRGKTGWGFERNKNIGWLVGWIEKSDNIYFYAINIETEKDNPRFAESRRAITEKIFRDLGVIK; via the coding sequence ATGAAAATTTTATTAACCGTATTGTTCTTAACCAGCTTTACCGTACATTCGCAGGATATTAAGAAATACTTCGATGAATATGATGTTACAGGTTCATTTATGGTATATGATATGTACGCAGATAAATATTATTATTATGATTCATCACGCTGTTTTACCCGTTTTACGCCTGCCTCAACATTCAAAATACCCAACAGTATTATTGGTTTAGAAACAGGTGTTATAGCCGATGAAAATTTTATTATTCCCTGGGACGGAACCAAAAGCAGGGAAACCTGCGATAAAGACCTGACACTGAAGGATGCGATCAGGTTTTCCTGTGTTTGGTATTATAAAGAGCTTGCGCGAAGAGTAGGCGCAGATAAAATGCAGGAAATGCTGAATGCCTTCAATTACGGGAACATGGATATTTCAAGCGGTGTTGATAAATTCTGGCTGGAAGGCAGCCTGAAAATTTCGCAGGCTGAACAGATCGAATTCCTGAAGAAGCTATATAAATATGAGCTTCCGGTTTCAAAAAGATCAGTTGATATATTAAAGAACATAATTATGCTTGATTCAACCGCAGACCATATTTTACGCGGAAAAACTGGCTGGGGTTTTGAACGCAATAAAAATATAGGGTGGCTGGTTGGGTGGATAGAAAAAAGCGACAATATATATTTTTATGCTATAAATATAGAAACAGAAAAAGATAATCCGCGTTTTGCTGAATCAAGGCGGGCAATTACAGAAAAAATATTCAGGGATCTCGGAGTAATTAAATAA
- a CDS encoding TIGR01777 family oxidoreductase: MPKTFLITGATGLIGGYLTRRIIQNGDNYIAITRNPEAAAGKLKDAKKILSLDSTLSLKNEVIHAVINLAGSNLGAKRWTQSAKKDFYDSRINITNSLVDLFRAMPEKPEVFVSASGVDYYGDTGSKNMFENAPPARSFLGKLTNDWEQAAINAETLNVRTVILRTGLVMAKDSEAIKKLILPVKMFVGGALGSGKQYVSWIHIDDLVDMYIYAVENSNIRGIYNAAAPYPETNAGFIKHAAKLLSRPAFAQVPAFMLKAVLGEMSAVVLDGRRAVPKKIIDAGFKFRFEHDTDAWRDILKVK, encoded by the coding sequence ATGCCAAAAACTTTTCTTATTACCGGTGCAACAGGGCTCATTGGTGGATATTTAACCCGGCGAATAATTCAAAATGGTGATAACTATATTGCAATAACCCGCAATCCAGAAGCTGCAGCAGGGAAGCTTAAGGATGCCAAAAAAATATTAAGCCTTGATAGTACGTTAAGTTTAAAAAATGAAGTAATCCACGCGGTAATAAATCTTGCAGGCTCAAATTTAGGAGCAAAAAGGTGGACACAAAGCGCAAAAAAAGATTTTTATGATTCCCGTATAAATATTACTAATAGCCTGGTAGATTTGTTCAGGGCAATGCCTGAAAAACCGGAGGTTTTTGTAAGCGCTTCAGGTGTGGATTATTACGGAGATACAGGCAGCAAAAATATGTTTGAAAACGCCCCCCCGGCCAGAAGCTTTTTGGGTAAATTAACCAATGACTGGGAACAGGCAGCAATAAATGCTGAAACGCTGAATGTGAGAACTGTAATACTGCGGACCGGCCTGGTAATGGCTAAGGATTCCGAAGCTATTAAAAAACTTATTTTACCTGTTAAAATGTTCGTTGGCGGAGCGCTTGGCAGCGGCAAACAGTATGTTTCATGGATACATATTGATGATCTGGTTGATATGTATATTTATGCTGTTGAAAACAGTAACATTCGGGGTATTTATAATGCAGCCGCTCCATATCCGGAAACAAATGCCGGATTTATAAAACACGCTGCAAAGCTGCTTTCAAGGCCGGCTTTTGCGCAGGTACCGGCATTCATGTTAAAGGCTGTACTTGGAGAAATGTCAGCAGTAGTGCTGGATGGCAGGAGGGCAGTTCCCAAAAAGATAATTGATGCCGGTTTTAAATTCAGGTTTGAACATGATACAGATGCATGGAGGGATATACTGAAGGTAAAATGA
- a CDS encoding glycosyltransferase — protein sequence MLICIWNLYILRRKSYPKINDEKLPFVSVLIPARNEEHNISQIVNSLLVQDYPSFEVIVLDDNSDDSTGEILHNIKKLHPQLKILNGKPLEKGWTGKCFACKQLFEASAGEYILFTDADTLHNKNSLRDSITIALKRDADMVTLFPKMTMVSFAEKLVMPMLWFTVMMMLPFYFVDKKGFIKFSIGIGPFMLFKRSAYAAIGGHDSVKNAIVEDVWLARKIKEHGLQLIVEDGQHMLSVRMYRNFKEIWNGFSKNIFAGFEFSSIALFSVNLLYFLLFFIPFLLFFIQLSLQFSLNFLLILTGIQVLILYLTRIIISARFKLGIISTLLHPVGALSVPVIAMNSWRWIKAGSGAKWKGRVYNPAEDNK from the coding sequence ATGCTTATCTGCATATGGAATCTTTATATCCTCCGCAGAAAAAGCTATCCGAAAATTAATGATGAGAAACTCCCGTTTGTTTCAGTGCTTATACCCGCAAGAAACGAAGAGCATAATATTTCGCAGATAGTAAACTCATTGCTTGTGCAGGATTATCCTTCATTTGAAGTAATAGTTCTCGATGATAATTCCGATGACAGTACCGGTGAAATATTACACAATATCAAAAAGTTACATCCGCAGCTTAAAATCTTAAACGGCAAGCCGCTTGAAAAAGGATGGACCGGAAAATGTTTTGCATGTAAACAGCTCTTTGAAGCTTCAGCGGGTGAATACATATTGTTTACCGATGCCGATACTCTTCATAATAAGAACTCACTTCGTGATTCCATTACAATTGCGCTCAAAAGAGATGCGGATATGGTAACATTATTTCCTAAAATGACCATGGTAAGCTTCGCCGAAAAGCTGGTAATGCCGATGTTATGGTTCACAGTGATGATGATGCTTCCGTTCTACTTTGTTGATAAAAAAGGCTTCATAAAATTTTCGATCGGGATAGGGCCTTTTATGCTTTTTAAAAGGTCTGCTTACGCTGCTATTGGTGGGCATGATTCTGTAAAGAATGCAATAGTTGAAGATGTATGGCTTGCGAGAAAAATTAAAGAGCACGGCCTGCAGCTAATTGTTGAAGACGGCCAGCATATGCTGAGTGTCAGAATGTACAGGAATTTTAAGGAGATATGGAACGGATTTTCAAAGAATATATTTGCGGGATTTGAATTTTCTTCAATTGCCCTATTTTCTGTTAATTTGCTCTATTTTTTGCTGTTTTTTATTCCTTTTTTGTTATTTTTTATTCAGTTATCTTTGCAATTCAGCTTAAATTTTCTGCTGATTTTAACCGGAATTCAGGTTTTAATATTATATCTTACACGGATAATTATCTCAGCAAGGTTTAAGCTTGGCATCATTTCAACGCTTCTGCATCCCGTTGGCGCATTATCGGTTCCTGTCATAGCCATGAATTCATGGCGCTGGATAAAAGCCGGTTCAGGCGCAAAATGGAAAGGCCGTGTATACAATCCCGCAGAAGACAATAAATAA
- a CDS encoding T9SS type A sorting domain-containing protein encodes MKFKLITAMFFVISVAFPINSQSVKDMKWELPSCEIKLTGSMGSGNLPGEIEEKVTERNSDFTSAGDFYNSINTNNVIEFKLTKPGFVNIKIYDAKGNTIDELARSSFSKGDHKVTWNSSKFSEGIYYYSVITGEYSITKKLK; translated from the coding sequence ATGAAATTTAAGTTAATTACAGCCATGTTTTTTGTAATTTCGGTAGCTTTTCCAATAAATTCACAATCAGTTAAAGATATGAAATGGGAATTACCATCATGTGAAATAAAGTTAACCGGGTCTATGGGTTCAGGCAATTTGCCAGGCGAAATAGAGGAAAAAGTGACAGAGAGAAATTCTGACTTTACTTCCGCTGGTGATTTTTACAATTCAATCAACACTAATAATGTAATTGAATTCAAGCTAACAAAACCGGGATTTGTTAATATAAAAATCTATGATGCTAAAGGAAACACGATCGATGAACTGGCAAGAAGCAGTTTCAGCAAAGGTGATCACAAAGTTACCTGGAACAGCTCAAAATTTTCAGAAGGAATTTATTATTATTCAGTTATAACCGGTGAATACTCAATAACAAAAAAATTAAAATAA
- a CDS encoding lysophospholipid acyltransferase family protein, which yields MITAKKNKFIGRLFSLYHKRLLKKHFYAVHINGLQNIQALNPSLPVIMYANHSNWWDGFIAYFLTNRVLKKDDYLMMDIKQMMKYSFFKFIGVFSVDREKPAEAIRSISYAADLIRGSERYLWIFPQGEMFPQDKRPLNFYSGISKIAEKAGNVYLIPVCFRYEFLMEQRPEIFISIGSPDIFSGKNESSLPEKLRSKLESQLDILRDDVVYGKTENFITIFKGKDSRNKSFD from the coding sequence ATGATAACCGCAAAAAAAAATAAATTTATTGGCAGGCTGTTCTCTTTATACCATAAAAGGCTTTTAAAAAAGCATTTTTATGCGGTTCACATTAACGGGCTGCAGAATATTCAGGCTCTAAATCCTTCATTGCCGGTAATTATGTATGCAAACCATTCAAACTGGTGGGATGGATTTATCGCTTACTTTCTTACAAACCGCGTATTGAAAAAAGATGATTACCTTATGATGGATATTAAGCAAATGATGAAATATTCTTTCTTTAAATTCATCGGTGTATTTTCTGTAGACCGGGAAAAACCTGCCGAAGCAATCAGGTCAATTAGCTATGCTGCTGATTTGATCAGGGGCAGTGAAAGGTACCTTTGGATTTTTCCGCAGGGTGAAATGTTTCCCCAGGATAAACGCCCGCTGAATTTTTATTCAGGTATTTCAAAGATCGCAGAGAAAGCCGGGAATGTATATCTTATTCCTGTTTGCTTCAGGTATGAATTCCTTATGGAACAGCGGCCTGAAATATTTATATCTATCGGCAGCCCTGATATTTTTTCCGGAAAAAATGAAAGCAGCCTGCCGGAGAAGCTGCGCAGTAAGCTTGAGTCACAGCTTGACATCCTGCGGGATGACGTAGTTTACGGAAAGACAGAAAACTTTATAACCATTTTTAAAGGAAAAGATTCCCGCAACAAATCATTTGATTGA
- a CDS encoding GNAT family N-acetyltransferase, which produces MINYRNNTAGIIEADLIPFFEGWPKKPEPSKRLDILNNSDYVIIASDGNKIVGFITAISDKTLSAYIPLLEVLPEYRKQGIGSELVKRMLELLKEYYMIDLCCDENLERFYKNTGLTKATGMIKRNYERI; this is translated from the coding sequence ATGATAAATTACAGAAATAATACAGCCGGAATAATTGAAGCTGACCTTATACCATTTTTTGAAGGTTGGCCTAAAAAACCGGAACCGAGCAAAAGACTGGATATTCTTAACAATAGTGATTATGTAATAATTGCATCAGATGGTAATAAGATAGTAGGCTTTATAACTGCAATCTCAGATAAAACTCTTTCTGCGTACATTCCGCTATTGGAAGTATTGCCGGAGTACAGAAAACAGGGAATAGGAAGTGAGCTTGTAAAACGAATGCTTGAGTTACTTAAAGAATATTATATGATAGACCTTTGCTGCGATGAAAACCTGGAAAGGTTTTATAAAAATACAGGTTTAACAAAAGCAACCGGTATGATAAAACGTAATTATGAGAGGATATAA